A portion of the Candidatus Nitrosotenuis uzonensis genome contains these proteins:
- a CDS encoding CFI-box-CTERM domain-containing protein: MKILLLLAVLPAFVIPVLAQEFQQLPTDKGTLLVKISTDPVEPKINDLTKMKIDFINPNTNVIQEHIDYKVTVTKDDSPVFGPIPLTHTSIGTVTIPVEFRENGEHKIKIEVEGILFQPIPSETVTFTKIIGDAAAQPVDNGNGNGGCLIATAAYGTEMSSQVQTLREVRDSVLLRTESGSSFMAVFNSAYYSFSPAVADLERQSPAFKEVVKLAITPMLSTMSILSYVDINSEQQMLGYGIGIILLNLGIYFAIPAAIIIKLRRK; the protein is encoded by the coding sequence ATGAAGATCTTGTTGCTATTGGCAGTGTTACCTGCATTTGTTATTCCTGTGCTCGCTCAGGAATTCCAACAGCTGCCAACTGACAAAGGAACTTTGCTTGTCAAAATTTCAACTGATCCAGTAGAACCAAAAATAAACGATCTTACGAAAATGAAGATCGATTTCATAAATCCTAACACAAATGTAATACAGGAACACATAGACTACAAGGTTACTGTCACAAAGGATGATTCGCCTGTATTCGGTCCGATTCCTCTCACTCACACTTCAATTGGAACTGTGACGATCCCTGTCGAGTTTAGGGAAAACGGCGAGCACAAGATCAAAATTGAGGTTGAAGGAATTCTGTTCCAGCCCATACCTTCTGAAACTGTCACATTTACAAAAATAATAGGAGATGCAGCAGCACAGCCTGTGGATAATGGAAATGGCAATGGAGGCTGTCTTATTGCAACTGCAGCATATGGAACAGAAATGTCATCTCAGGTACAGACACTAAGAGAAGTTCGAGACAGCGTACTGCTTAGAACCGAATCTGGCTCTAGCTTTATGGCAGTGTTCAACTCTGCATATTATTCATTCAGTCCGGCCGTGGCCGACTTGGAAAGGCAAAGTCCGGCCTTTAAAGAGGTCGTAAAATTAGCAATCACACCGATGCTTTCAACCATGTCTATTCTCAGCTATGTGGACATAAATTCAGAACAACAGATGTTGGGATACGGCATAGGCATCATATTGCTAAATCTGGGAATATATTTTGCCATACCTGCTGCGATCATAATCAAACTACG